In one Lolium rigidum isolate FL_2022 chromosome 3, APGP_CSIRO_Lrig_0.1, whole genome shotgun sequence genomic region, the following are encoded:
- the LOC124696709 gene encoding protein ACCELERATED CELL DEATH 6-like: protein MAINGEEPPSSPNASAVVGNPSDVQQLKILPGKEGALVTATSSKPSTPEPTPAIINPMLLSSACSGCWKGLSFLLRREDAGRPPIMMPTREFMDSLVAGSNNNDDVEEGIDQHALPVAAPLLEGVTTVGDTALHILASHGDGTEFLQCADTIYGRAKHLLFALNNKGDTPLHCAARARKSKMVSHLIHLATSEDGEDTDHRKHELLRKENKRHETALHDAVRIGDEGMVKKLMQADPELANYPKDQGISPLYLAILLHAYSIAGTLHSKSNGNLSYSGPNGQNALHIAILRHTGTLITKQVLEWNNSLTTQRDSDGSTPLHFASSPYFKLGMYLRLHPLRRPPWFGFLRHPRICTLNLMEVFKANPAAMYQVDNNGFFPIHVAASVGATNTIQFFLARCPNNAGLCDAKGRTFLHVAVEKRSFSIVYFVCRTPSLAWILNMQDNDGNTALHLAVLDGNLRIFCALLRNRAVHLYLTNNHGETPCALSRSKLPRGMGSILNSETVINRALVSVGADYSELRCDKTVEKYSTRLKPEEEDRESAKIKDATQIFTVGSVLIATVTFGATFALPGGYRADDHTNGGTPTLAGRYSFDAFMMANTLAFICSSIATIGFMFSGTSLVNLATRNFNFVMSVFFMTSSVTSMSAAFALGVYMVLAPVARRTAVAVCAIIPLVVLSTSVEYLWKWILLARPLCIRKGLFPGMVLFLIRGFDFALVRVWPFIVIFVWAAFARIHHQS from the exons ATGGCGATCAACGGAGAAGAACCTCCCAGCTCTCCAAATGCTTCGGCAGTGGTCGGAAATCCTAGCGATGTCCAGCAGTTGAAGATTCTACCGGGCAAGGAGGGTGCTTTGGTGACCGCGACGAGCAGCAAGCCTTCCACGCCGGAGCCTACACCGGCCATCATAAACCCCATGCTGCTATCATCAGCCTGCTCTGGCTGCTGGAAGGGATTGAGTTTTCTTCTCAGGCGGGAAGACGCAGGAAGGCCACCTATCATGATGCCCACTAGAGAATTTATGGACTCCCTAGTGGCAGGCAGCAACAACAATGATGACGTAGAGGAGGGCATCGACCAGCATGCTTTGCCTGTGGCAGCACCACTTCTTGAGGGCGTTACCACTGTGGGGGATACTGCACTACATATACTTGCCAGCCATGGGGACGGGACAGAGTTCTTGCAGTGTGCTGACACCATCTATGGGAGGGCCAAACACCTCCTGTTTGCGCTGAACAACAAGGGTGACACGCCCTTGCACTGTGCTGCCCGTGCTCGGAAATCCAAAATGGTCTCTCATCTCATTCATCTAGCTACAAGTGAGGATGGGGAAGACACTGATCATAGGAAGCACGAGCTGTTGAGGAAGGAGAATAAGCGTCATGAGACGGCCTTGCATGATGCTGTCCGCATTGGAGACGAGGGTATGGTCAAGAAGCTAATGCAGGCTGATCCTGAATTGGCTAATTACCCTAAGGACCAAGGGATTTCACCGTTGTACCTAGCCATCTTGCTGCACGCATACAGCATTGCAGGAACATTGCATAGCAAGAGCAACGGGAATCTCTCGTATTCTGGACCTAATGGACAAAATGCTTTACATATAGCGATTCTTCGACACACAGGTACTT TGATAACAAAACAGGTATTGGAATGGAACAATAGCCTTACCACACAAAGGGACAGCGATGGAAGTACACCTCTTCACTTCGCGTCATCACCCTATTTCAAACTTGGCATGTATCTGCGTCTTCATCCCCTCCGCAGACCACCTTGGTTTGGCTTTTTACGGCATCCCCGGATTTGTACATTGAACCTCATGGAAGTATTCAAAGCGAACCCAGCAGCAATGTATCAAGTAGACAACAACGGATTTTTCCCCATACATGTCGCTGCCTCTGTAGGTGCCACAAATACCATACAATTTTTCCTTGCAAGGTGTCCCAATAATGCTGGACTTTGTGATGCTAAAGGAAGGACATTTCTTCATGTTGCCGTTGAGAAAAGAAGTTTCAGCATAGTGTACTTTGTTTGCCGAACTCCATCACTAGCTTGGATTTTGAATATGCAAGATAATGACGGGAACACTGCACTGCACTTAGCAGTCCTGGATGGGAATTTAAGGATATTCTGTGCTCTATTAAGGAATCGAGCAGTGCACTTATATTTAACAAATAACCACGGAGAAACTCCCTGTGCTCTATCCAGAAGCAAGCTTCCACGTGGAATGGGATCTATTCTG AACTCAGAAACCGTAATAAACAGGGCCTTGGTGTCCGTTGGTGCTGACTACAGTGAGCTTCGCTGTGATAAGACTGTGGAAAAGTATAGTACCCGTCTAAAGCCAGAGGAAGAGGACAGAGAATCAGCGAAGATCAAAGATGCAACACAAATATTTACCGTTGGTTCAGTTCTAATAGCAACCGTGACATTCGGTGCAACTTTTGCCCTTCCTGGTGGTTACAGAGCCGATGACCATACAAATGGAGGCACACCGACACTTGCTGGGAGGTATAGTTTTGATGCATTCATGATGGCCAACACACTAGCTTTCATTTGTTCCTCAATAGCTACCATTGGCTTCATGTTCTCCGGGACTTCCTTGGTTAACTTAGCCACCCGCAACTTCAACTTTGTCATGTCTGTGTTTTTCATGACAAGTTCAGTCACAAGCATGTCAGCTGCTTTTGCCCTGGGTGTCTATATGGTTCTAGCTCCTGTTGCTCGCAGAACTGCGGTTGCGGTCTGTGCTATTATTCCACTTGTAGTGCTAAGTACAAGTGTGGAGTATTTATGGAAATGGATTCTTCTGGCCCGGCCGTTGTGCATTAGGAAGGGACTATTCCCAGGAATGGTACTGTTTCTAATTCGGGGCTTTGATTTTGCGCTCGTTAGAGTTTGGCCCTTCATAGTTATCTTTGTTTGGGCTGCATTCGCAAGGATCCACCACCAAAGCTAA